The nucleotide window ATATGGACATGCATGCGGAAGACATTTCATGGAAACATCGTCGCCACTTGATCTGCCAGTGGTGTCGTACTGGTTCCCAGCAATGAGATCAGGGACGACTGCTAGCTGGTCACATGCCCTGCCGCTAGCTAGCTTTTGCATGCTGCTTCGTCGCCCGGCACTCAACCGTCAACTTGCAAATATTTCATGGCGACTACTACTAGCTTGACTTCTTCTCGGCTAGAGACGTCCAATGATACAACCAAGAATTTAGGTAGTGGTACCTATCGGCCACTGGACAGACGACAGGTACTTCTGGCCCCCAGGGATGGCCTTGTCGGCCTGTGGAAGGCCAATAGAGATATTTCGGCGCCACAGGGGCCGACAGGCGTCCAGCCCCAAATCCATCCTACGGCCAATTAatcattaaaaatatattattaaaaAAAACATGATACTCCAGTCCAATCCATCCAGCGGGCATGGTATATAAAGCTCCTCATCGTTTTGCTATGCTAGAATTGTATTGTTTCCATGCCTTTACTTGTCCATAATCATAATCATTATGTTTAGTTTTCAGTGTGTTTAGTGCCTATTTTTAAATGAGCATATCAAGCCTGGAAAAGTAGTGTGCTGGTATTTTGCTAGTGGTGTGTCAAACTAACTAAATAGTGAAATTGATGCTTACTACGGGGCATATATTGGATCCGATGATGGGATTGCAGAAATTTGAGTGCAAATAGCAACACGCTTGTCTTTTGTGCAGCTAGCTTATTGGTTTCATTTTCATAGCGTCTTCTTATGGGAGCTactatgtgtatgataatttcCAGAGCAGTGCAAAGCATCGACGTTTCATTAAAGATCATATACTTGGACGTGTtcagatagtaataataaaataaattacagaagtcctcaaGAATCCACGAGACAAACAAAAATGAGCGAGAGCGGAGTAGTAGCATAACTCACCGATCCTTGACGGAGGAGACCAGGATCATACTTGGGCGTGAAATCCGTGTTGAAGATCCCAAAATTCCTCTCCGCGACCGACCCGGGCTTCTGGTTCTCATCGAACACCGAGAACACGCACGTCTTGAGCCTCCTCCCCGGCATCATCGGCGTGCCCTTGCCGACGCTACACACCCTTATCATCCCGGCATTGAAATCCCTGGCCTCCTCCAGACCCACCCCGACCTGCCCGGCCTCCGCCTTGGTCGGCCACCCCGCCTCGCCGACGGCAATCTCCACCCCATCTCCGTACCAGAGCCTCTTCATCGCCATGTAGATGGCGTCCATCTGCGCGTCGAACATGCTCGTGTAGTTGATCTTCGTCGCGGGGTCGTACACCCCGGCGTTGGGATGGAACACGGCGTAGTTCAGCGTCGCCGCGTTGTAGCTGAAGTACGGGTACGCGTTCACCATGAACGGCGACCCGGTCCATCCTGCAGCCAATTAATCATTAAAACTAAAGAAAACAGACGAACCAACAGATCGACTTATAGGCTGTTTGGTTTGCCGGATCAAACTGTTCGGGTCAAGGTGGCTCCGGATGGAGTGGCTCCTTGCTTTTCCGACGGACGAGTTGATTCTAGAAAATGAACCGCGGCCCTTACCCAGATGACTTCATTTCATACCTCAATCCAAACAAAGTTATAAGGTTCGGATGACTCGACCGGTCTGTGATCCAACCCAAACAGGTCATTAGTGTGTGGTCTATCTCGGTAGCTCGAAAAAGTTTGTGTTTGATCCGTCGATCAGGATCTCCGTTATCCCTGACAGAAAGGTGCATCATATGGGTGCAGACTGCAGAGCGAGCTCGCCGATGACGTACGGGCTCTGTGCTGAGAGTACTGGCAGTAGTATCTAGCATGTACTGTACAGTATTATATATGTGTATATCTATTTTGTATCGTGGACATTTGTGTCCGACATCCTAAGCCATGCATGGCACTTTCCGCGTGTAGCATTTCCAAAACCGAATGGTATTGTTATGCATGGTACGTGGTATTTTAGCGCCTATCGGCCACCGGACAGCCGACATATACTTATCGGCCCCCGCGCGCCCGATAGGTGGTATGACACGATTCCCTGCTGAAAGGCCGATAGTAATATGTCGGCGCCCCAAGGGCCGATGCCCCAGTCACTCCTGCGGCCAATTAATCATTAAAAAGATATTATTAAAAAAATACACCGGAGGTTCATTAACTTTCGGTaaagtgtcatctaggtccatcaatttTGAAACTGTATTTTTGGTCCATGAATTTTAAAATGGTTCAATACaggtccacgcatgcatgcatgtatgttgGCTTCGGCCTTCGGTCTTTGCGCGCGTACAGCAGCCACTGCATGGACCTCCGGCGGCGTTCCCGTAGTCCACGGACCGCTCGTCGCGTCGTGGCTGGCCACGAGGATCACGTTAACGAGAGCATCTCTCATCGACGACGAGTTGGCTACACGGAGGAGGACCGGATCATCTGGTCACTCTACAGCTCCATCGGCAGCCGCCATCGCTCACGTGCTCGACAACCGGCGCGAGTTTCATGCCGTGGCTCAGGGCGATGGGACGACGCGAGCAGAGTCTGGGTGGCGTGTAGCGGGGGAGGTGAACTGAACGTGAACAGGCGGTGGCGAGCTCAGGCGGCATGTGTACGTATACCATGTATGTACGTACGCGTACGCAGACGAACGCATGCAGAACGCGGTCACGTACCTCTAGTCTACTACTCTGGTGACTGATAATGAGATCGAGCAAAGTTACTCAAACGGAGCGAACAGGCAGCACGGCGCGTCGGCGAACACGTCGGCCTGCGGGAACACCGAGAACGCGCCGAGCCGGCCTTGCAGCAACGCGAAGTCCTCCATCGCCAGGTCCAGGAACGCCCGGTAGTCGTCGTCCGCCGTAGCCTCGGTCCCGTAGGTCGACGCGGCCGAGGAATCGTCGCCGCCGAGCTCAGCACGCAGCGCCTGCGCCGGCACACCAGCTGCCGCCGCACTCGCCTCCGGACCATGCCCCTGCTGCTGCGCGGCTGCGCCGCGGAAAGAATCCCCGACCTCGGAGTTCCAGAGGCGCAGGAAGATGTCGGGCGCCACCGCCACGtgctcggcggcgacggcggtggacgacgacgaggaggctgTGGCGGAGGTGATCGTTGTTGTGGCCGAGGACGAGAGCAGGGATAGGCGCGCCCCGGCCTCGAGGCGGGCGGTCTCCCACTGGGCCATGTGGCGAGCGGCGGGGCAGGACGACGCGGCCGCCGCCCTGGCGAGCTGGGCGGCAGCAGCGCCCTCGCCGGCGACGGCGACAGCGAGCGCATCCTGGCGGAGCTGCTTCTTCATGTGCGTGTTCCAGTAGTTCTTGATCTCGTTGTCCGTCCAGCCCGGCAGCTGTGCCGCGATCATGGACCACCTGAGATCACAACGTTCCAGCACGTGAGCGAGGCTGGCTTTCGTGTGCTCCAGATGCATGTTCGTTACATGAATGCACATGAGTGATGAGTTGCAGAGTCACAGTGAGCATCCAAAATACAGAACGCACTGCTGAAGAGCGTACTCCTACTTTTGACGGCACGTACTGAGCGCGCGTGAGcagggagaaagagagagg belongs to Miscanthus floridulus cultivar M001 chromosome 4, ASM1932011v1, whole genome shotgun sequence and includes:
- the LOC136549238 gene encoding glucan endo-1,3-beta-glucosidase-like, whose translation is MVNAYPYFSYNAATLNYAVFHPNAGVYDPATKINYTSMFDAQMDAIYMAMKRLWYGDGVEIAVGEAGWPTKAEAGQVGVGLEEARDFNAGMIRVCSVGKGTPMMPGRRLKTCVFSVFDENQKPGSVAERNFGIFNTDFTPKYDPGLLRQGSVSYATTPLSLIFVCLVDS